The genomic segment AATCTGCCCAGCACGGAGATTTTCAAACAGGAGGGCAAGAGGGAGCAGCTGAGCGGGCACTTTAGCCGACTTCTCAACGTCGGTAACCGAACCGGCGAGTATagcgacgaggacgagccGCCTAGCCCGTTTGATCTGAAGCTCGGCAAGGAGAGGGCCGGGGGCGGCAACAGGGGGAAGAGGGCCAAGTTGGGCAAGCTGATCATCTACCCCGAGGGGCTGAAGATGTTGGATCTGGTCGTGGCCGCAAACATGGGTGTCTGGTGGGGGGCTTGGGAGAAGACGttttgatgatgatgagatTTGCGTAGAGGCATAAGGATGTAAAGGACGTGGCCATGTCGATGATGAGGAAGACGTTGAAAGAAAGATATCCTCACGGTATCAAGCCGGGGGAAACACAAAAGAAACGGAAGCGTGTCATTTCAAAGGTCGCTGGCGTTGCTGAAGCTTGGCCCATGATATCAGAGCAAGGCGTTGGTTGGATTGTATCTTTTCGCCGTGAATGTCAACCCACGAGGTCACGCGTGATGAACAGCACTTGGTAGAGACAATTGTTTATAAAGCTGCACTAATAATCATATTTTCGAAATTCAACCTAAACGCCCCGTCCTAACGTGATGCGAAACTACATGACATACATGAAGAAGAAAATATCTGGTATGAAACGCAATGACATTGTCAATGTGATGCCTTTTTTTGCGATGCCATCACACAAGATCGGGGGCGACGGTGGTCAACAGACAAAGAAAAAAGGTTGCTTTTCGCGAGAGATATTTACACAAGTCTAACCAACCCCGACCTGTCTGTAGAAATACACAACATGCCAAGATCACTGCTGCCGCGGCCCTTCATTGTCCTCATTGTCCTGCGGCCGTCGTCCCCTCGCGTCCGCCTTGATGTGTCCATCCTCTAGGCATTAAAGTTGCAAAAAGGCCCAAAAAAAGGTGTGATTCCTCGACTTCCCGCTCTTCACCACGACCGTCCCCACCAAGCCCTCGACCAGAGAAATTTATTTCCGTCTTTCTTGCGTGTAGGTGAAGAAACCCAGTCTTATCTGTAAGGGGCATCGGCACGGATAACAGCAGCCAGCTCGGGCTCCCACTTGTCACCGTTGGACAGCAGCTTCTCCTTGTTGTACAGCAACTCCTCGCGGGTCTCGGTGGCGTACTCGGCGTTGGGGGATTCGACGATGGCGTCGACGGGGCACGACTCTTGGCAGAAACCGCAGTAAATGCACTTGGTCATGTCAATATCGTACTTTGTGGTGCGGCGGGAGCCGTCGGCGCGCTCTTCGGCCTCGATGGTGATGGCCTGGGCAGGGCAAATGGCCTCGCAAAGCTTGCAGGCGATACAGCGCTCCTCACCGGAAGGGTAGCGGCGAAGGGCGTGCTCGCCACGGAAGCGGGGGGAGATGGGACCCTATAGAGAAATTCCTGTTAGCCGGCTTGCTCTCCGATGTGTCTGTTCTGTCGCAAACAGTAGTCCCCTCTTGTTTGTTGCATTCGTGGTTTCGTGTGCGGTGACAGCGGGCGATGCGTGTCCTCCTACTCTCGGCAATGGTCCGGCTCTGCCTGCGTTCCCCGTATGGACCACCCCATTATCCATCTCTGATGCTCAATTCCTCCAGTATGTCTTCCAGTATGGTCGCCAATGTCGAGAAAAATGGTTTGCTCACCTTCTCAAAGGGATAGTAGATGGTGTAGGGCGG from the Colletotrichum lupini chromosome 3, complete sequence genome contains:
- a CDS encoding NADH-quinone oxidoreductase, whose protein sequence is MPPAAQLPVTMLALASTRPVVRNSSAAMQHVGRLMAANAMRTYATPAGPPPANFRMKRHQTWDEDQESTLNKLGRYFLLSEMARGMYILMEQFFRPPYTIYYPFEKGPISPRFRGEHALRRYPSGEERCIACKLCEAICPAQAITIEAEERADGSRRTTKYDIDMTKCIYCGFCQESCPVDAIVESPNAEYATETREELLYNKEKLLSNGDKWEPELAAVIRADAPYR